The following coding sequences are from one Hyphomicrobiales bacterium window:
- a CDS encoding phosphotransferase has product MLTETPPNDPFLRYLRTLLPSYGRSASAELTRLTVSENHTYRVDDGDARLVLRVHRAGYHTREEILSELDWVSDLHSDATLHTAKPLARSDGERLSSVEHDGTRHWVSAFSFLEGEEPVVGSHLVERFEELGAINARLHAHVKSWQRPEQFARKRWDFDLMFGASPIWGDWRAAFSDKADIDLLETLENSLRERLATFGEGPERFGLIHGDLRVANLLDDGKRLAVIDFDDCGFGWFAYDFAAAISFHEEDEAIPALQAAWLRGYRGIAPFDAEDEAILPTMIMARRLLLTAWLASRTGNDTDAVYGRGFADGTVRLARAHLG; this is encoded by the coding sequence GTGCTGACCGAGACACCGCCCAACGATCCGTTTCTGCGCTACTTGCGAACGCTTTTGCCGTCTTATGGTCGAAGCGCGTCAGCCGAACTCACCCGGCTCACGGTCTCTGAGAACCACACCTATCGCGTTGACGATGGCGATGCACGCTTGGTGTTGCGCGTTCACCGCGCTGGCTATCACACGCGCGAGGAAATCCTCAGTGAACTGGATTGGGTTTCGGACCTGCACAGCGATGCGACGTTGCACACGGCAAAGCCATTGGCGCGCAGCGATGGAGAGCGCCTTAGTTCCGTTGAGCATGACGGAACCCGCCATTGGGTGAGCGCTTTTTCCTTTCTTGAGGGTGAGGAACCGGTGGTTGGGTCCCATCTGGTGGAGCGCTTCGAGGAGCTTGGTGCAATCAATGCTCGCCTTCATGCGCACGTTAAGAGCTGGCAAAGGCCGGAACAGTTCGCCCGCAAACGTTGGGATTTTGATCTGATGTTCGGGGCATCACCAATTTGGGGCGATTGGCGGGCGGCCTTTTCTGATAAGGCCGACATTGATCTGCTTGAAACGTTGGAAAACAGTTTGCGCGAGCGCTTGGCCACCTTTGGCGAAGGACCGGAGCGGTTTGGGCTCATCCACGGCGACTTGCGCGTCGCCAATCTTTTGGACGACGGCAAGCGCCTCGCGGTGATCGATTTTGACGATTGTGGCTTTGGCTGGTTCGCCTACGACTTTGCGGCGGCGATCAGCTTTCACGAAGAGGATGAGGCCATCCCCGCGCTGCAGGCAGCCTGGCTGCGAGGCTATCGTGGGATAGCTCCGTTTGACGCCGAAGATGAAGCGATCTTGCCGACAATGATCATGGCACGGCGCTTATTGCTGACGGCTTGGCTTGCCAGCCGCACCGGCAACGACACCGATGCGGTCTATGGGCGAGGCTTTGCTGATGGCACGGTGCGCTTGGCCCGCGCCCATCTCGGCTAG
- a CDS encoding transglutaminase family protein, with protein MRFSISHQTRYQFSQPVELHSHRAMLRPRDGHHLRVVNATLALAPNAPITWSFDVFGNSIATIAFTGRSSQLSVTSKLVLERFPASPESMVVDGRQAPYPIQYSPEDRRDLATLLLMDDEHAAADLETWINARGIRNNADALQVARNLMQAVYEGFAYEARYDEGTLKPLELLARGSGTCRDYAFFMMEAARVLGFAARFSTGYLYSPALDGGQQGYQGAASTHAWAELFVPDIGWVDFDPTNNLTGTADLIKVASVRKPSQAIPLTGSFTGPAGVGGPPEVNVTVALQT; from the coding sequence ATGCGCTTTTCCATCAGCCACCAGACTCGCTACCAATTCTCGCAGCCGGTCGAACTGCACAGCCATCGTGCTATGCTGCGCCCGCGCGATGGTCATCATCTGCGCGTCGTCAACGCCACCCTTGCGCTAGCCCCGAACGCGCCTATCACTTGGTCGTTCGACGTCTTCGGCAATTCTATCGCCACGATCGCCTTCACCGGTCGATCATCGCAGCTTTCGGTCACGTCAAAACTGGTGCTGGAACGTTTTCCCGCTTCACCGGAAAGCATGGTCGTCGATGGCCGCCAAGCTCCCTACCCTATCCAGTACAGTCCGGAAGATCGGCGCGATTTGGCAACGCTTCTCTTGATGGATGACGAACACGCCGCCGCTGATCTGGAGACCTGGATCAATGCACGCGGCATTCGCAACAACGCCGACGCCTTGCAGGTGGCACGCAATCTCATGCAAGCGGTCTATGAAGGTTTCGCCTATGAAGCCCGTTATGACGAAGGCACGCTAAAGCCGCTGGAGCTTTTGGCCCGGGGCTCTGGCACCTGCCGCGACTATGCATTCTTCATGATGGAGGCGGCCCGCGTGCTCGGTTTTGCTGCCCGCTTCTCGACCGGTTACCTCTATTCGCCGGCCCTTGATGGTGGCCAACAAGGGTATCAAGGCGCCGCCTCGACCCATGCCTGGGCAGAACTTTTCGTACCCGACATTGGCTGGGTCGATTTCGACCCCACCAACAATCTCACCGGGACCGCCGATCTCATTAAAGTGGCCAGCGTGCGCAAACCTTCGCAAGCCATCCCGTTGACGGGGAGCTTCACCGGGCCAGCTGGCGTCGGCGGCCCGCCGGAGGTCAACGTCACCGTGGCCTTACAGACTTAG
- a CDS encoding methyltransferase domain-containing protein, translated as MPEPDTNRVIDWDAVDALYDEAHKADVTGDTERAIALYRQLMATDPDDHLGVSLRLAKITGEHPAKAPNAYVAALFDQTADRFDSILVDELGYNVPLLIADGLKTLDLGPFAKWLDLGCGTGLCAMALEDVTETRIGVDLAPTMIEIAAELEIYQDLYVGEAVAFLRSEEATGPYTLITAADVLPYLGDLDPLFTALGDVTESGTVLAFSSEHLESDAWDFQVGEHKRFAHSSACLTRTMKKYGWKPLRIDRITVRLEQGEPVPGELVFAQRIA; from the coding sequence ATGCCTGAGCCCGACACGAACCGCGTCATCGACTGGGACGCCGTGGACGCCTTATACGACGAGGCGCACAAGGCCGATGTGACCGGCGACACAGAGCGGGCCATCGCACTCTACCGTCAATTGATGGCGACCGACCCCGACGATCATCTTGGCGTCTCCTTGCGTTTGGCAAAAATCACCGGTGAACATCCTGCCAAAGCGCCCAACGCCTATGTCGCTGCCCTTTTTGATCAAACGGCCGACCGCTTCGACAGTATTCTGGTCGATGAGTTGGGCTACAACGTGCCCTTGCTCATCGCCGACGGGTTAAAAACGCTCGACCTTGGCCCGTTTGCCAAATGGCTCGATCTCGGCTGCGGCACAGGTCTTTGCGCCATGGCTCTGGAAGACGTGACCGAGACCCGCATTGGCGTCGATCTTGCGCCCACGATGATTGAGATCGCCGCCGAGTTGGAGATCTATCAGGACCTTTATGTCGGTGAGGCCGTGGCTTTCCTGCGCTCTGAAGAGGCAACCGGGCCCTACACGCTGATCACCGCTGCGGATGTGTTGCCTTATCTGGGTGATCTCGACCCGCTATTCACCGCACTTGGCGATGTCACGGAATCGGGCACGGTGCTCGCCTTTTCCAGTGAACACCTGGAAAGCGACGCCTGGGATTTTCAGGTTGGCGAGCACAAACGTTTTGCCCATTCTTCTGCCTGCCTGACGCGCACGATGAAGAAGTATGGCTGGAAACCGCTGCGGATCGACCGGATCACCGTGCGCCTGGAACAGGGCGAACCGGTGCCCGGCGAACTGGTTTTTGCCCAACGCATCGCCTAG
- a CDS encoding sugar phosphate isomerase/epimerase, with the protein MSTDHLPNKLGVHALVWTASWDEDELNRAFENSRRIGYELIELPRFDPSMISVDKLRALLDKHDLKCAITMGLAWDADISNPDPEVARRGEVMLENAVSAARDIGVELLGGILYSALGKYPKAPTPKGRQNAVDAIRRIADKAQAAEVPTVLEIVNRYETNLLNSTDQGLQFLADVGHDWPKLHLDTYHMNIEECDIGDALRRAGDKLGYFHIGENNRGPLGSGSIDFAGAFTALRDIDYKGWITFESFSSEVLDEGLSNDIAIWRNMWTDNVALSDHAYRYMVSQVEASMVRAS; encoded by the coding sequence ATGTCCACTGATCATCTCCCCAACAAGCTTGGCGTTCATGCGCTGGTTTGGACCGCATCGTGGGACGAGGACGAGCTCAACCGTGCGTTCGAGAATTCACGCAGGATTGGGTACGAGCTGATTGAGCTGCCGCGCTTCGACCCGTCCATGATCAGCGTGGACAAGCTTCGCGCCCTGCTCGACAAGCACGATCTGAAATGCGCTATCACCATGGGGCTGGCCTGGGATGCGGACATCTCCAATCCTGATCCAGAGGTCGCCCGTCGTGGAGAGGTTATGCTGGAGAATGCAGTCTCAGCCGCACGTGACATTGGCGTGGAACTGCTTGGCGGCATCTTGTACTCGGCGCTCGGAAAGTACCCCAAAGCACCGACGCCTAAAGGCCGACAGAATGCGGTCGATGCCATTCGCCGGATCGCCGACAAAGCGCAGGCGGCCGAGGTGCCGACGGTGCTGGAGATCGTCAATCGCTACGAGACGAACCTGCTAAATTCCACTGATCAGGGTCTGCAATTCCTTGCTGATGTCGGCCATGACTGGCCGAAACTTCACCTTGATACCTACCATATGAACATTGAAGAATGTGACATCGGTGATGCGCTGCGGCGCGCAGGCGACAAGCTCGGCTACTTCCATATCGGCGAGAACAATCGCGGACCGCTGGGCTCCGGTTCGATCGACTTCGCCGGTGCCTTCACCGCACTGCGCGACATCGACTACAAAGGCTGGATTACCTTTGAGAGCTTTTCATCGGAAGTGCTCGACGAGGGGCTTTCCAACGACATCGCGATCTGGCGGAACATGTGGACCGACAATGTCGCCCTTTCTGACCATGCCTATCGTTATATGGTCAGCCAAGTCGAAGCCTCGATGGTGCGCGCCAGTTAA
- a CDS encoding ROK family protein, translating into MASAETILVADVGGTSMKLGAVVNGAPSSYSQRVSSRELRCADPLGALEDVFRSFADAHGLAFDAVVMTVPGFVDRDFDHVLFAANLPEFNGLPLASGLVQRLGLPVVLERDAVLLLQGEQAKGVAQGCSSVLGIFFGTGVGAALIEDGKVFRGAGWALEIGHMPIHGDAEPLDGLKADSLEVYASGRRLNQLATTYGVPVDALFEQEGSPALSADLETFVRDQAFATASSLLMLCPETLVLGGGVLEMRGYPRDALVAQIRERASLPPHRHLDIRFATRGWRAVLDAAPHLVTERGERISHDALHAHA; encoded by the coding sequence ATGGCTAGCGCCGAGACGATCTTGGTGGCCGATGTCGGCGGTACGTCGATGAAGCTCGGCGCCGTTGTCAACGGTGCCCCGTCATCCTACAGCCAGCGGGTTTCCTCTCGCGAGTTGCGCTGCGCTGACCCGCTGGGCGCGCTGGAAGATGTCTTTCGCAGCTTTGCCGATGCCCATGGCCTTGCCTTCGATGCCGTGGTGATGACGGTTCCCGGATTTGTTGATCGCGACTTTGATCACGTGCTCTTTGCAGCCAACTTGCCGGAATTCAATGGACTGCCGTTGGCGTCGGGTCTGGTTCAACGTCTTGGCTTGCCGGTGGTATTGGAACGGGATGCTGTGCTGCTCCTTCAGGGCGAGCAGGCCAAAGGTGTTGCGCAAGGTTGCAGCAGCGTGCTCGGCATTTTCTTTGGCACCGGCGTTGGTGCTGCCTTGATCGAGGATGGCAAGGTTTTTCGCGGCGCCGGTTGGGCGCTGGAAATCGGGCACATGCCGATCCACGGCGATGCCGAACCGCTTGATGGGTTGAAGGCCGACAGTCTGGAAGTCTACGCGTCGGGCCGCCGGCTGAACCAACTGGCGACGACCTATGGCGTGCCCGTGGATGCGCTTTTTGAGCAAGAAGGTTCGCCCGCGCTCAGCGCCGATCTTGAAACGTTCGTGCGGGATCAGGCCTTTGCCACCGCGTCGAGCCTGCTCATGCTTTGCCCAGAGACGCTTGTGCTCGGCGGTGGGGTGTTGGAGATGCGTGGCTATCCGCGCGATGCACTGGTGGCGCAAATTCGCGAGCGCGCGAGCCTTCCGCCGCACAGGCATCTGGACATTCGTTTTGCCACCCGTGGTTGGCGCGCGGTTCTGGATGCTGCGCCACATTTGGTTACCGAACGGGGCGAACGCATTTCTCACGACGCGCTGCATGCGCATGCCTGA
- a CDS encoding ParA family protein, protein MAGLIITVAQQKGGSGKTTLSAHLATALAYSGMSVAILDCDPQGSLGEWFEAREQALGEEETGLSFRTASGWGARREARNLAGSHDAVVIDTPPKTDTEARPAIEAATLVVVPVQPSPMDVWACGSTIALASKERTPAILVLNRVPPRASITEEMAEALGDIDAPLADTRIGNRVGFAGAMKQGLTIMDTDRSGKGAAEMEALRAEVMKEARAV, encoded by the coding sequence ATGGCTGGATTGATCATCACCGTGGCGCAGCAAAAAGGCGGGTCAGGCAAGACCACGCTTTCGGCCCATTTGGCCACAGCGTTGGCTTATTCCGGCATGAGCGTCGCGATCCTTGATTGCGACCCACAAGGCAGCCTTGGCGAATGGTTTGAAGCCCGTGAGCAGGCCCTCGGCGAAGAGGAAACCGGCCTCTCCTTCCGCACCGCCTCCGGTTGGGGTGCACGTCGCGAAGCGCGCAATCTGGCTGGCAGCCATGATGCGGTGGTGATCGACACACCACCCAAAACCGACACCGAAGCCCGCCCAGCCATCGAAGCGGCAACGCTGGTGGTTGTACCGGTCCAGCCCTCGCCCATGGATGTGTGGGCCTGCGGCTCGACGATTGCGTTGGCGAGCAAAGAACGCACGCCTGCGATCCTTGTGCTCAACCGCGTGCCGCCGCGCGCGTCCATCACCGAAGAGATGGCCGAAGCGCTCGGCGATATCGATGCTCCGCTCGCCGACACGCGTATTGGCAACCGGGTTGGCTTTGCAGGCGCGATGAAGCAGGGCCTCACCATCATGGACACCGATCGCTCAGGTAAAGGAGCAGCGGAGATGGAGGCGCTGCGCGCTGAAGTGATGAAAGAAGCGCGGGCTGTCTAG
- a CDS encoding DUF3307 domain-containing protein → MPFDPIAALAILLGLQAKHFLFDFVFQSDWQVRNKGRYGHPGGLVHAGLHGTGTLAVGLLAALMGVIGLGAALVLALADAIIHYHVDWSKAQISRRMKLTPDRHAFWIALGADQAAHHVTYLVLLAGLVASAA, encoded by the coding sequence ATGCCCTTTGATCCCATCGCCGCTCTGGCGATTCTCCTTGGCCTGCAAGCCAAACACTTTCTGTTCGACTTTGTGTTTCAAAGCGATTGGCAGGTCCGCAACAAGGGCCGGTATGGGCATCCTGGCGGCTTGGTGCATGCGGGACTGCATGGCACGGGCACGCTGGCTGTTGGCCTTCTGGCCGCATTGATGGGCGTCATCGGTTTGGGCGCCGCGCTCGTTTTGGCGCTCGCCGATGCGATCATCCACTACCATGTAGATTGGTCGAAAGCGCAGATCTCGCGCCGCATGAAGCTGACGCCGGACCGGCACGCTTTCTGGATCGCGCTGGGCGCCGACCAAGCGGCACACCATGTGACGTATCTCGTATTGCTAGCTGGACTTGTCGCCTCGGCGGCCTGA
- a CDS encoding DUF2259 domain-containing protein, whose translation MLRKTTLPVLRQLCAFVAVLLTWVAGGLATAHAAELAESALIGYSVDGRYFAFEEFGVQDGSGFAYSNVFVIDLERDRWVPGTPVRRRAVDETERLFDVRAEAMAEAQTHLDRLHISAAYRTLAATTPMEVGDQERHLTFNPRPILTPIDPLLTMRLENFPMASPRDCFDMVETAGFALTLQADGGPGRTLHRDERLPYSRACPAHYGISAIITPFDGAPGRAVAMISVYQLGFEGLDRRFLAVPFDLPF comes from the coding sequence ATGCTTAGGAAAACGACTTTGCCGGTGTTACGTCAGCTTTGTGCATTTGTCGCGGTCCTTCTGACATGGGTAGCAGGCGGGCTTGCGACTGCACACGCTGCTGAGTTGGCCGAGAGCGCGCTCATTGGCTATTCCGTTGATGGTCGGTACTTTGCGTTTGAGGAGTTCGGCGTTCAAGATGGGTCGGGCTTTGCCTATTCCAACGTGTTCGTGATCGATTTGGAACGGGATCGCTGGGTACCGGGTACCCCTGTCCGTCGGCGAGCTGTCGATGAGACCGAGCGGCTGTTCGATGTACGCGCCGAGGCGATGGCCGAAGCGCAGACCCATCTGGATCGCCTGCATATTAGCGCTGCCTACCGCACGCTCGCTGCAACGACACCGATGGAAGTTGGCGACCAGGAACGCCATCTCACCTTCAACCCGCGACCCATTCTCACGCCTATCGACCCGCTGTTGACGATGCGTCTTGAAAACTTCCCGATGGCCAGCCCGCGCGACTGTTTTGACATGGTCGAGACTGCCGGATTTGCTCTGACGCTGCAGGCTGACGGTGGCCCCGGGCGAACCCTGCATCGCGATGAGCGCCTTCCTTACTCACGCGCTTGCCCGGCGCATTACGGCATCTCGGCCATAATCACGCCTTTTGACGGCGCCCCCGGCCGCGCGGTTGCCATGATCAGTGTTTATCAACTGGGCTTTGAGGGTTTGGACCGACGGTTCCTTGCAGTTCCGTTCGATTTGCCTTTCTAA
- a CDS encoding aldehyde dehydrogenase family protein: MTTLQCLSPIDGSVFATRQALSLDEARGRIEEAKRAQKVWAQVPLDDRITQVMAGVANLGAMNEEITVELAHMMGRPVRYGGEFGGVQERADYMAGLAPSALAPTIIEDSDAYERRLAREPMGLVFVIAPWNYPYLTAMNTVVPALIAGNAVLIKHAEQTLLVGERIAQAFHQAGMPDELIANIFVDHPTAEALLGEGAFDYVNFTGSVEGGRRVERAAAGTFTSMSFELGGKDAGYVMDDADLDAAVETLVDGAMFNSGQCCCGIERIYVTAKHYDAFVEKAVALTRGYRLGNPLDEATTIGPMANERFAKTVRRHISDAMGAGAVAHIPTLEGDDGGAYVSPQILTNVDHTMALMREETFGPVVGIMKVENDEEAIALMNDSAYGLTASLWTSDAERAAAIGARLENGIVFMNRCDYVDPALCWTGCKNTGRGGSLSILGFHAVTRPKSYHLKKQL, translated from the coding sequence ATGACTACGCTCCAGTGCCTGTCTCCCATCGACGGATCAGTGTTTGCGACCCGCCAAGCGCTTTCGCTGGACGAAGCGCGTGGGCGAATCGAAGAAGCCAAACGAGCCCAAAAGGTTTGGGCGCAAGTACCGCTGGACGATCGCATCACGCAGGTTATGGCCGGCGTCGCCAATCTTGGTGCGATGAACGAGGAAATCACCGTTGAATTGGCCCACATGATGGGCCGGCCGGTTCGGTATGGCGGCGAGTTTGGCGGTGTGCAGGAGCGCGCCGACTATATGGCAGGGCTAGCACCCTCGGCCCTGGCGCCAACGATCATCGAAGACTCCGACGCCTATGAGCGGCGCCTCGCCCGCGAACCAATGGGCCTGGTTTTCGTGATCGCACCCTGGAACTATCCTTATCTGACAGCCATGAACACGGTGGTTCCAGCGCTGATCGCAGGCAACGCGGTGCTGATCAAACATGCCGAGCAGACGCTACTGGTCGGAGAGCGTATCGCCCAAGCGTTTCACCAGGCCGGCATGCCAGACGAACTCATCGCCAACATCTTCGTAGACCATCCAACCGCCGAGGCGCTGCTCGGTGAAGGTGCGTTCGACTATGTTAACTTCACAGGGTCTGTCGAAGGCGGGCGCCGTGTGGAACGCGCCGCAGCAGGCACGTTTACGTCGATGAGCTTTGAGCTCGGCGGCAAGGACGCAGGCTATGTGATGGACGATGCCGATCTGGATGCCGCCGTCGAAACGCTGGTCGATGGCGCGATGTTCAACTCCGGCCAATGCTGCTGCGGCATTGAGCGCATCTATGTGACGGCAAAGCATTATGATGCGTTCGTTGAGAAAGCCGTCGCGCTGACCCGCGGCTATAGGCTCGGCAACCCGCTGGATGAGGCCACAACGATCGGGCCGATGGCCAATGAACGTTTCGCCAAGACCGTCCGTCGCCACATTTCCGATGCGATGGGCGCTGGGGCTGTCGCCCACATTCCAACGCTTGAGGGTGATGATGGTGGCGCTTACGTCTCACCGCAGATCCTCACCAATGTTGATCACACGATGGCGCTGATGCGCGAGGAAACCTTTGGCCCTGTCGTTGGCATCATGAAGGTTGAAAACGACGAGGAGGCCATCGCGTTGATGAACGATTCAGCCTACGGCCTCACCGCATCGCTCTGGACCAGTGACGCAGAACGCGCCGCCGCCATTGGAGCGCGGCTCGAAAACGGCATCGTCTTCATGAATCGCTGCGACTATGTCGATCCGGCTCTCTGCTGGACAGGCTGCAAGAACACGGGGCGCGGGGGATCCCTATCGATCCTCGGTTTCCACGCTGTAACCCGCCCGAAATCCTATCACCTCAAAAAGCAACTTTAA